ACGGAAGCCCGCGCGCGAGAGATCACCGAATATCGTGAGCGTCAGCGGCGCGAGAAGCTCGCCGCACGCGGCGGCGGCGCCCGCACCTCGCTCACCGATATGATGAGCCAGCTGAAGACCGCCGGCCGCAAGGAGTTCCAGCTCGTCATCAAGGGCGATGTGCAGGGCTCCGTGGAGGCGATCGTCGCGGCGCTCGACAAGCTCGGCACCGACGAGGTCGGCGCGCGCATCGTCCATGCGGGCGTCGGCGGCATTTCCGAATCCGACATAGCGCTCGCCGAAGCGTCGAATGCGGTCGTCATCGGCTTCAACGTGCGCGCCCATAAGGAAGCGCGCGAAGCGGCCGAGCGCGGCGGCATTGAAATCCGCTACTACAACATCATCTACAATCTCGTGGATGATGTGAAGGCGGCGATGTCCGGCCTTCTGGCGCCGACGCTGCGCGAGACCATGCTCGGCAATGCGCAGATTCTCGAGGTGTTCGACATTTCCAAGGTCGGCAAGGTGGCGGGTTGCCGCGTGACCGACGGCTCGGTGGAGCGCGGCGCCAATGTGCGTCTCATCCGCGACAATGTCGTCGTCCACGAGGGCAAGCTGTCGACGCTCAAGCGCTTCAAGGACGAGGTCAAGGAAGTGCAGGCCGGACAGGAATGCGGCATGGCTTTCGAGAATTATCAGGACATGCGCGCCGGCGACGTCATCGAATGCTATCGCGTCGAGGAGATCAAGCGGACGCTGTGACGCGCGCCGCGACGATCTCCACCGAACTTTCATCAGGCCTTCGGCGCGCCGCCGTCCTCGACCGCATTGGCGAGTGACGGCCGCGCAACGTCGGGAGCGCGCGAGCAGCGCGAATATTCATGTCCAGAACCCATCACGCCCATGGGGCTGAGCCGTCGCAACGCATGCTGCGCGTCGCCGAGCTCATCCGCCATCAGATCGCCCAGATGCTCGCGCGCAACGAGATCGTCGACCCCGTGCTCGAGCAGCATGTCGTCACCGTCTCGCGCGTGGCGATGAGCCCTGATTTGAAGCTCGCCACCGTCTTCGTCATGCCGCTCGGCGGCAAGGACGAGGCCGAGGTGCTGCGCGCCTTCGATCGGCACAAGAAATTCCTGCGCGGCGAGATCGCCCATAGCGTCAATCTCAAATTCGCGCCCGAGGTGCGTTTCCGCATCGACGACAGTTTCGACAATGTCGCGCGCATCGACGCGCTGCTGAACTCCGACCGCGTGCGCCGCGATCTCGAGCAGCCCCACCCCGACGAAGAGAACGGCGCCCAGCAATGAACGGAAGAAAATCGACCCGCGCCGTCGTCGACGGCTGGGTCGTGCTCGACAAGCCCGTCGGCATGACCTCGACTCACGCGGTCTCGCGCCTCA
This genomic window from Methylosinus sp. H3A contains:
- the rbfA gene encoding 30S ribosome-binding factor RbfA, whose translation is MSRTHHAHGAEPSQRMLRVAELIRHQIAQMLARNEIVDPVLEQHVVTVSRVAMSPDLKLATVFVMPLGGKDEAEVLRAFDRHKKFLRGEIAHSVNLKFAPEVRFRIDDSFDNVARIDALLNSDRVRRDLEQPHPDEENGAQQ